ACGCGTGCCGATGACACCGGCATCCGAGTACATCTGGAGGTACTCGGCGACGCCCTCGCCGTTGGCGGCTTCCAGGACAGAGTTACGCGCGCCCAGGTACCACACGGAGTAGTCGACCATCTTGGCCGCGTTTTGCTTGTCGACCAGCCACTTGACCAGCTCTTTGGCCTCGTCGCCGCGCTTGGTGTTCTTGGGGATACCCCAGCCCCAGCCTGCGGCGTAGGTGCTGTTCTTGGCGCCAGCGGGGCCCGCCGGCGGCAGAATGACGACGGCCTTACCCTCTTCATACCAGTCTTCCGCGCCGTGCGCCAGGTCATAGAAGAACGGCCACTGGCGCATGAACGCCACGCGGTCGGCCAAGTAGTCGGCGTTCTGCTGATCGTAATCCTTCTGGAGCGAGGCGGGGTTGAGCGTCTTCGATTTCATCAAATCGTTGACATATTCGAGTGCCGTACGGAATTCATCACCCACTTCGAACGGGTTGCCACCCGCCTGCATAGTGATGACGGCCAGGTACACGTTCAGGAATCCGCCGGAAACCAGGCCGTCTTCCGTGGCCCAGACCCCCGCGTCCGCGTCGGTGAAGGCGTCGCCCAGAGCTGCGGCTTCTTCCCAGGTGGTCGGGAGCGCGATACCCTTGGCGTCGAACCAGTCCTTGCGCGCCCACCAGTAGCAGGCTTCGAAGTTGTGGTGGATGCGGAAGAGTTCGCCGTCGTAGCGGTCCCAGACGTCGGTGACCCCCAGCGCGCCCTCGGTCCAGTCATCCCAGAAATCGGACGGCAGCAGGTCATCCAGACCCATGTACCAGCCCGCGCGCGACCCCGTGACGGCCAGCTCATCTTCGAAGTCGATCACGTCGTACGGGCTGTTGCCTGCCTGCGCGCCGGAGGCCATCTGCGTGATCATTTCGTCGGGAGCGCCGGGGCGGGTCAGGACTTCGACTTCGATGCCGGTCTGGCCGGTGAAGTCCAGTTCCTGCAGGATTTGCGTCATGCTGTCGATGGCCCAGCCACCCAGACCGAACTTGAGCGGCTCGCGCTGCAAAATGATGTTCGGCATGGCAAAGGCTTTTTTGCCGGTCAGATTTCCTGTGGCGGCTGCGGCTGCAGCAGCACCGGAAAACTTTAGAAAATTACGGCGGGACAGTGTGCTTTTTGGGGACATGACATACTCCTGATTTTTATAATAATCCTTGTTATTCAGAGAAGCATTGGCGAGCGTTGTGCGAGGTTTCCTCCTTTACTCACACTAAAGGGTAACGGGCAATTGTTACGTATCAGCTATTTTGCCGATAAAACCTATTGAGTTCCCAGCCTAGCCCGCGAATCATGTCGAATGGACGTATTTAGCAGGCTGTGGGTCATAATTTTACGTGTCCGATGAGGGTTTAGGGCTAGCCAATTGAGAAGTTATTATTACGTAACAATTCTCTTCCTGACTATATCACGAATCTTTTCGATAAGTCAAGAATCGAACACGAATCTTTGGTGGCGGTTCTTCCCGTGATTTGCCTGGGTTTCACCAGGCCTACGCTAAACCTGTGGTTGAAAAAAAAGCAGTGAAGGCTTTATAATACGTAGCAATCATTATCCGATTAGGGTTGTTTCATGATCAAAAAGCGAGTTACTCAAGCAGATGTTGCACGCAAAGCGGGCGTTTCACAAACTGCGGTTTCGCAGATCTTGGGAGAGCGAGGCAATGAAAATAACTTCCGGCCCGAAACTCGCGAGAAAGTTTTGCGTGCAGCCGACGAACTAGGTTATGTCCCTAGCATGATGGCGCGCGCATTGCGTACCAATTGCTCAATGACCATCGGCGTCGTAGCCGGTTTTATCACGGACGAACTGACGCAGCGGATCATGCGGGGTATCCACGAAGTGGCGATTGAACGCGGTTATGGGCTGTTTATCGGCGACACCGAACAAAATCCCGAACTTGAAATGCGGCTGCTGGACCATTTCTGCCGGTATCAGGTCGACGGGTTAATTTTCGTGGATAGCTGGAGTGATCCGCAAAAATACCTGGATGACGAGGGGTTGCCGCCGATGATCTTTGCCCAGTTACGCAAGTTAATGGTTGAAAAGAACTGTGTCGGCGCAAACGATATTCGTGGCGGATATGAGGCAACTCGGCATTTACTGGATTTGGGCTATCGGAAAGTGGCATGTATCAGCGGGCCGGAACATTGGTCATCCTCTTCTGAGCGTCTAAAAGGATATCGAAAGGCGCTGAAAGACTATGGCTTCTCTTATGATCCCTCCCTCGTTGAGTTCGGCGATTGGGAAGTGTTTGGCGGCTTTAACGCGACGCGGCAATTGTTAGCGCGCCACCCCGACATCGACGCGATTTTTGCAGGTAATGATCTTATGGCGGCTGGCAGCATTCAGGCGGCTGCACAATGTGGGCTGCGGATTCCGCAAGATTTCGCTTTGGTAGGTTACGATGATCGGCATCTTGCCGAGGCTTTGTCACCGCCGCTGACTTCATTTGCGCATCCGCTTGACCAGATAGGCCAGAAGGCGGCTCATTTACTCATTGATAGATTATTGCAGAAAAATGCGCGAACTGTGCCTTCAATGGATGTGGCTGGCGGGCTTGTAATCCGCGAGAGTTGTGGTAGTAAAATGCACCCCAAAGTCAAGTGACCTGCCCGTAGTCTCAGAAAATTAGTGCAGTAGCTGGTTTTTCCCTAAGCAGCGTCACAGTAGTAACCGTCAATGATGCCTCCCACCACAGTGCGACATCGCACTAGACCCGTGGTTTCGATACGTTCTTCCGATCCGAATGGATCGACGTCATCCCAACCCCTGTGTGCGCCCCGAATGCCAACGCATTTAGGGAACGCTGGATTCGATCAGCGCGGGAAGAATGTCTGGACAAGCTGCTGATCAGCAACCAAACACATTTGAGATGCGTGATGCGTGATTACCTCACGTTCTTCAACACGGCTCGTCCACATCAAGGCCTCGAGTAACACTTTCTGGCCCCTAAAGCGAGTGGTCAAAGCCACGGGCCTGTGCTCTGTTGCCCTGTTCTCGGTGGCATCATCCATGACTACTATCGCGACGCTGCGTAGGGGAAAACGGGTGAATTTACGAGGTTTTTGAGGGTACGCGCATCCAGTCTCTCAAACAACGGGGCTACGGCCAGCGCCAGATAGCGCGTGCTTTGGGGTACAGTCGAGGGCTCGTACGGCGCTACTACTACACAGCGTCAGAATTTCCTAAACCCCAACCATGCTATGTCGCCAGTCGCATTGACCCCTACCTGGATTACCTGGAACAGCGTTACACCGCTGGATGCACGCAAGCTCCTCAACTGTGGTGTGAGATCCGTGTCCAAGGCTACCCTGGTACTCAAAGTCAGATCGGCAAATGGCTGCAAAACCAACGCAGACAAACCTTGACCGCGCCTGTTGAAATGGCCTCCCAGCCATCTTCCATCCAGACCCCGGTTGTGCTTCCATCTACGAAAACAAGCGTATGGCTGCTCACGGTTGAACCCACTCGATTGAAGGTGGAGGAGCAAGAAGTGCTCGATCAACGCTGCATGTGACTGTTCTGCACACCCTGTATGAACTCATTCAGCGCCTGGCTTCTCTTATCCGGGAGCGGTGGGTTGATCTGTTCGACGACTGGCTCACCGGCGCATCCACCAGCGGCATTGCTGCTAGCGCACGTTTTGCTGTCTCACTCAACTCCCTGGGGGAGAAGGGGCCGGAGGATGAGGGTTTCCGTACACACTCCTAGCACGAAATGTGCACAAGAGCCTATTTTATGGAGTACCGATCAAGTCACTTAAATAGGTCTATTAAAAAAAATATGTTAGATTCAATTTATATAAACACCACGCGCCTGGCTGTTCCATTAACCAGAAGGAGAGTCAAGACTGTATTGTAGGACTCAGGGATAGCCAGGTCGCCACCCACCTACCGGTCTCAATGTGACTCGGGACCGAGCCACATTTTCCACTCCACTCACATTTTGAACATCTCGGGCCACAGAGTGAACTGCGCCTTGTGTGGTCTGTTGCTACTGTCGTCATCATACCTAAAAAAGGAGATACCAAAAATGCTCAAGCGAAGAAGCGTGTGGTTTCTGTTATTCGGGGTGCCTTCCATCCTGGCCACGATGGTGATGATCACACCTCATCTCGTGGCTCGCGCCCAGGACCAGGCTTCCTGGACCATCATGTTTTATTCCACGGCTGATACCAGCGATATCGAAGAACCCATGATACTGGACATCAACGAGATCGAATGGGTCGGCAGTACGTCGGAAGTCAATTTTGTCGCACAGGTGGATCGCACCGACGCGGACCCTTCGTGGACGGACGCGCGCCGTTTCCTGCTGGAACAAGACGATGATGCGTCGTTTGTGACCTCGCCAGTGCTCGAATCGTTGGGCGAGGTCAACATGGGCGATCCCAATACCCTGGTTGATTTCGCGCTGTGGGCCGCTGTAAACTTCCCGGCGGAGCGCTACGCCATCGTTTTTTCCGATCACGGGGGAGGATGGACCGGTCTTGGCTGGGACCTCACCGACGGCTCGGATCAGCTCACCATGCCTGAGTTGGATGAGGCGTTTGCCCAGATCACTGGGGCACTGGGTCAGAGGTTCGACCTGATCGGCTTCGACGCCTGTCTGATGGCACAGTTGGACGTGATCCAGATGCTGGCTCCTTACGCTGATTACGCCGTGTTGGCTGAAGAAACCGAACCCGGCTACGGATGGGCGTATGATCTGAGTCTCCCCGGTTTGACCCAGGATCCGTCCATCGGCCCTGACGATCTGGGCCGGCTGTTGGTCGATGGTTACTATTACTCGTACCACGACGGTGCCTTTGCGGGCAGCGAAGATCGCTATGATCTGAACCTGTTTGACCTGTCACTCGTGCCGGAGGTCGAGGCTGCGATGGACAGTTTCATCCAGGTGGCGGCGGCCAACAGTGGCGACGTGTTAGGCGCAGTGGGGAATGCTCGCAATAATACGACTTTTTTTGGAGGCAGGACGCCTGATGAGGCGGATGCGTTTTCATCGATTGACCTGATCCACTTCCTGACACTGCTTGCCGACATTTCCGACAACAGCGAAATCGACCAGGCAGCGCAAGAGTTGATCGACGCGACCAGCGGCCTGATCGTCTATCATCAGGCCAGCGACTCCATGAGCAATGCGTATGGCTTGTCGGTCTACTTCCCCAGCAACGAATCCGTTTATGCTGATTACGGGTATAACTACCCGGTGGAAGTGTCCTACATGGAAGGCTGGCAGAGCTTCCTGGGCACGTTTTACGGCGAAGCAGCGGCTGCTGTCCCGCCGGGCAGTCTGTCCGACGAGCAGGTGATTTCGATTGAGGGCGTCTATCCTGGCGATGTGGTCAGCATTCACCAACCCCCTGTCGTGTTGTTTGATACGAACGGACTGAATATCCTGGAAGTCAGCTTTTCGGCCACCCTGCAATTGGATGACGGCACGCTGATTACGCTCGACCAGTCCGCCTTAGAGTCGGCAGAGGTGACCGAGAGCGGTGAGTCCATTGTCTCCTTCCCTGATGGTTTTCAGCAGCACCAATTCGTCTGGGGAGCTGAGATGCCACTGGTCACGGATGGTATCGCCAGCATCCCCACGTTGCTGCTCAGCGACCGTAACGATCCAGATTCGCAGATCGTCAGCGGGTACTACATCACGCAGGACGGGGAAACAGTCACGGCCTACCTGATCTTCGACGTTGAGACACAGGCCATGGTGGGCGTGTGGGGTGTCTCTGAGGACGGAGGCGCGCCATTCAACCTCAAGCCCCAGCCTGGCGACCAGTTCCTCCCCACCTGGCGCTTTTTTGACGCAGAAGGCAATCTGGTGCTGGAGCCAGCCAGCTATGCTCCACTCACCTTTGGCAGCGAGCTATTTGCCTATCACTTTGAACCCGCCATCTCAGGCACCTATCTGTTCGACATCCGCGTCGAAGATATCGCGGGCAACGTCTACCTGGATAGCACCACCATCACAGTGGACAATGAGGCGCTAGACTTTAACTACCGCGGTTACACCGACATCGACCTGGGCCTGAACTTCCTCTATCCCTGGAATTGGCCCGCTCCAGTCTACCTCCTCAACGACGATGGCAGCTCGCAGACCATCATCAGCGACGCGGAAGAGAACATCAACATCTACGTCACCGCATACGACTCTGCTTCCAACGATGATATCCTCAATGCCGCCTACGGTTACCTCGACTTTATCGAAGACGTGGCCTATGATGTAGCGGACGAGGAAGTGGTGACAATCTGGGGTTATGACGGCACCATCATTCCGTACACATTCACGGTGGACGGTGATCCACACCTGGGCTTGGTGCTGGCGATCTATGTCCCTGACCTGGAAACGGGTTTCCTGGTGGACCTGGACACGATTGAGTCGATGGCTGACGAGGGCGAGGTCGCCTTCAACACCATGATCGGTAGTCTGAATTTCTTCATGCCGCCGGAAGTCAGCGCAGAATAGGGTAAGCAGATCAGTTTTCACCAGGAACGGAGCACTCCCCACGCCGCCAAGCGTGGGGAGTGTCGTGTTATCGGGATATGAGCCGTATGGTGCAAAAAACTAATCTTCGGGGGAATTGGGTGTGAGGCGGCCTCCCGATAGTAGTCACGGATGAGCCTGCCGAATACGTTTGGGTAGGGTTGAATCCAGACGGACGATTCTTGCGCCAGAATAGCGTATGACAATGCACGAACGCGCAAGCTACGGCTAGCCCGAGATGATTGCCTTGATCCAAGAGATGGCAGAAGAGAATCAACTGTGAGGTTCACCACGAATTCGGGATGAGTTGCTCAAGTTGGAGTATGTCCGGCATTTTCACTATGCGCGCCCATATCAAGGCATCAACGGTGAGATTCTAATACCTCCTTTTTCAATCAGGCTCGTCCGCATCAGGGCATCGATCAACAGATTCCCGAGCCACCTCTTGCGGCTCCCTTACCTGAACACGTTCGTCATCAGGTCGTTGGGTTACCCATTCTCGGTGGCATGCACCACGATTATCGCTGGGTTGCCTACGCTCGACTTTGCACATCTTAACAATTGCATTTCTAGACGTTCTTCGGTGAGCGGAAATTGGCTCGGTGATTTTTCAAATGTCTTGAAAACACACCGATGTTGGAAAAGTCTGACAGGTTTTGACAGCCTTCTCTAGCCGAAGCATAGTGACAAAAGATTGTCATGTGCAAAGTCGAGCTAAGGGGAAAAGTGGCTAGGACGCGCTAACTGACCCCCACAGGCGTAGGGAATAGCCAGACTTCCGCCGGGGATGACCGTTTTGGGAATCCTGATAGGCGTTGATGATCGTGCCGCGAAAAAACGATAAACTAGAGTCTGGAACGGCAATCATTCTGCACCAGTCTGACCTTTTGGATCAGTCGAGCTGGGTCTGCCATTCGATGGAGGGAGGCGGGCGCTGTTTCATCGAAAAGCGCAAGGCTTTACACGGAGAGCGAGCGATGACGATCCCGAAACAACCCTTTGGCCGTACCGGACACATGAGCACGCGCACGATCTTTGGTGCGGCAGCGCTGGGTCGTGTCAAACAGGACGAGGCAGATCAGGTGCTCGATCTGCTGCTGAAGTACGGCGTCAATCATATTGACACCGCCGCGAGTTATGGCGAATCGGAGCTGCGGATCGGTCCGTGGATGCCAGCACACCGCGCTAAGTTCTTTCTCGCAACGAAAACCGGTGAACGCACTTATGACGCGGCCAAAGCCGAGTTCGAGCGTTCGTTGCAGCGGCTGCAGGTCGACTCGGTGGACCTCATCCAATTGCACTACCTGGTCGGTGAGGAAGAATGGGACGTCGCCATGGGGCCGGGCGGTGTGCTGGAGTACCTGCAAGAAGCGCGTGATCAGAGACTGGTCAAGTATATCGGCGTGACAGGGCACGATGTAGTCGTCACGCGGATGCACCTGAAGAGCCTGGAGCGCTTCGACTTCGACTCGGTTTTGCTGCCGTTCAACTACCTGATGATGCAAAACGAAACCTACGCCGCGGGGTTCCACGAGATTCTGGAGCTAGCGCAGGAACGCGGGTTCGCCGTGCAAACGATCAAATCGATCTGCCGCCGTCCGTATCCCGGTGAACGTACTCATGCGACGTGGTACGAGCCACTGACTACCCAGACGAGCGTCGACAAGATGGTGCACTGGGTGCTGGCCCAGGAAGGCGTTTTTCTCAATACGGCGGGGGATATCGGCGTGCTACCGCTGGTGCTCGCCGCCGCCAGCCGCTTTGAAGCGCGTCCGTCGGACGAAGACATGCAGGCGGCGGTCAGCGAATGGGATATGGTTCCGCTGTTTACCTGAAGCCTTCCGATCAGCCCCATAAGTAGTGTATAGCCGACTATAAAGGCATGTTTAAAAGGAGTTGTCTTGATGGAACACCGTTACCTGGGGGGAACCGGGCTGAAGGTCAGCGAGCTGTGTCTGGGCGCGATGACCTTTGGCAAAGATACGAGTGAAGTGGATAGTTACACCATGATGGACATGTTCGCGCAGGCCGGTGGCAACTTCATCGACACAGCAAACGTCTACAGCCGTGGCGACTCCGAAGAGATCGTCGGACGCTGGCTGAAACGGCAGCGCCGCGAGGATTTTGTGATCGCCACCAAGGTCCGTTTCCCGATGGGGGAGGGGCCGAACGACGTAGGCTTGAGCCGCGTGCACATCCTCGCCAGCGTCGAAAACAGCTTACGCCGCCTCGGTACCGACTACATCGATCTCTACCAGGTGCACACCTGGGACCCTGGCACACCGCTCGAAGAGACGCTCAGCACGCTGGATAGGCTGGTGAAAAGCGGGAAGGTCCGCTACATCGGCGCGAGCAACTTTTTTGGGTGGCAGTTGCAGAAAGCGGTCGATCTCAGTCAGCGACATGGCTGGGAGCCGTTCCGGTGTTTGCAGCCGCTGTACAACCTGCTGGATCGCGGAGCCGAGTGGGAGATGCTGCCGGTATGCCGGAACGAGGGCCTTGGCGTCATTCCCTGGAGTCCGCTGCGCGGAGGGTGGCTGAGCGGCAAGTACCAGCGTGGCATGGCGGCCCCGCCCAGTGGGACGCGTGTCGAAGAAGCTGAGGCGCAGAACTGGGGCGAGCGCTGGTCGGTTTACGACAACGAGCGCACGTGGTCGGTTCTGGACGTTCTGTTTGAAGTTGCGGACGCCGAAGGGCGCACACCAGCCCAGACGGCGCTGAACTGGCTCAAGGACCGGCCCGGCGTCACCGCACCCATTATCGGCGCGCGCAAGACCGAACATCTCGAAGACAACCTGCGCGCGGTCGGCTGGGCCCTCAGCCCGGAAAACACGGCGCGGCTCGACGCCGTCAGCACCATGCCGGTAGCCTACCCTGACAACATGACCCGCTATCCAGGCCGGGAACGATAGCTCAACCGAAATGGATCGAGAAACAGAGCAACGTCCACGGCGGGATAAGTTGCGGGCGTTGCTCTGCGCGTGAGGGGGGCGATGCCCCCGCACAGCGCGGGTTGAAAATGTTCCGCTACTGTATGGCGCAGGTTTGGAAAGCAGGCAGGCGCTGGAATTCCGACGCATTGCGCAGCGCCAACGCAACCTGGTAGATGTCGGGATAGTCGGTGAACGTCGCCAGCATCTGATCGTACCGGCTGAAGTTGGCGATCTCCGCTTCCGCGCCCAGCGCGCACGCTTCTTGAGCGCTGGCGAAGGTCGGGGTATCGAGGACGGGCACATCCGGCATGGCGATGACCTAGCGGT
This sequence is a window from Aggregatilinea lenta. Protein-coding genes within it:
- a CDS encoding clostripain-related cysteine peptidase — encoded protein: MLKRRSVWFLLFGVPSILATMVMITPHLVARAQDQASWTIMFYSTADTSDIEEPMILDINEIEWVGSTSEVNFVAQVDRTDADPSWTDARRFLLEQDDDASFVTSPVLESLGEVNMGDPNTLVDFALWAAVNFPAERYAIVFSDHGGGWTGLGWDLTDGSDQLTMPELDEAFAQITGALGQRFDLIGFDACLMAQLDVIQMLAPYADYAVLAEETEPGYGWAYDLSLPGLTQDPSIGPDDLGRLLVDGYYYSYHDGAFAGSEDRYDLNLFDLSLVPEVEAAMDSFIQVAAANSGDVLGAVGNARNNTTFFGGRTPDEADAFSSIDLIHFLTLLADISDNSEIDQAAQELIDATSGLIVYHQASDSMSNAYGLSVYFPSNESVYADYGYNYPVEVSYMEGWQSFLGTFYGEAAAAVPPGSLSDEQVISIEGVYPGDVVSIHQPPVVLFDTNGLNILEVSFSATLQLDDGTLITLDQSALESAEVTESGESIVSFPDGFQQHQFVWGAEMPLVTDGIASIPTLLLSDRNDPDSQIVSGYYITQDGETVTAYLIFDVETQAMVGVWGVSEDGGAPFNLKPQPGDQFLPTWRFFDAEGNLVLEPASYAPLTFGSELFAYHFEPAISGTYLFDIRVEDIAGNVYLDSTTITVDNEALDFNYRGYTDIDLGLNFLYPWNWPAPVYLLNDDGSSQTIISDAEENINIYVTAYDSASNDDILNAAYGYLDFIEDVAYDVADEEVVTIWGYDGTIIPYTFTVDGDPHLGLVLAIYVPDLETGFLVDLDTIESMADEGEVAFNTMIGSLNFFMPPEVSAE
- a CDS encoding aldo/keto reductase → MTIPKQPFGRTGHMSTRTIFGAAALGRVKQDEADQVLDLLLKYGVNHIDTAASYGESELRIGPWMPAHRAKFFLATKTGERTYDAAKAEFERSLQRLQVDSVDLIQLHYLVGEEEWDVAMGPGGVLEYLQEARDQRLVKYIGVTGHDVVVTRMHLKSLERFDFDSVLLPFNYLMMQNETYAAGFHEILELAQERGFAVQTIKSICRRPYPGERTHATWYEPLTTQTSVDKMVHWVLAQEGVFLNTAGDIGVLPLVLAAASRFEARPSDEDMQAAVSEWDMVPLFT
- a CDS encoding ABC transporter substrate-binding protein, with protein sequence MPNIILQREPLKFGLGGWAIDSMTQILQELDFTGQTGIEVEVLTRPGAPDEMITQMASGAQAGNSPYDVIDFEDELAVTGSRAGWYMGLDDLLPSDFWDDWTEGALGVTDVWDRYDGELFRIHHNFEACYWWARKDWFDAKGIALPTTWEEAAALGDAFTDADAGVWATEDGLVSGGFLNVYLAVITMQAGGNPFEVGDEFRTALEYVNDLMKSKTLNPASLQKDYDQQNADYLADRVAFMRQWPFFYDLAHGAEDWYEEGKAVVILPPAGPAGAKNSTYAAGWGWGIPKNTKRGDEAKELVKWLVDKQNAAKMVDYSVWYLGARNSVLEAANGEGVAEYLQMYSDAGVIGTRPFDENFVQASSILEESASAYLTDQISLDDAVDQARSRMERL
- a CDS encoding LacI family DNA-binding transcriptional regulator, producing MIKKRVTQADVARKAGVSQTAVSQILGERGNENNFRPETREKVLRAADELGYVPSMMARALRTNCSMTIGVVAGFITDELTQRIMRGIHEVAIERGYGLFIGDTEQNPELEMRLLDHFCRYQVDGLIFVDSWSDPQKYLDDEGLPPMIFAQLRKLMVEKNCVGANDIRGGYEATRHLLDLGYRKVACISGPEHWSSSSERLKGYRKALKDYGFSYDPSLVEFGDWEVFGGFNATRQLLARHPDIDAIFAGNDLMAAGSIQAAAQCGLRIPQDFALVGYDDRHLAEALSPPLTSFAHPLDQIGQKAAHLLIDRLLQKNARTVPSMDVAGGLVIRESCGSKMHPKVK
- a CDS encoding integrase core domain-containing protein; this translates as MCAPNANAFRERWIRSAREECLDKLLISNQTHLRCVMRDYLTFFNTARPHQGLE
- a CDS encoding aldo/keto reductase, which gives rise to MEHRYLGGTGLKVSELCLGAMTFGKDTSEVDSYTMMDMFAQAGGNFIDTANVYSRGDSEEIVGRWLKRQRREDFVIATKVRFPMGEGPNDVGLSRVHILASVENSLRRLGTDYIDLYQVHTWDPGTPLEETLSTLDRLVKSGKVRYIGASNFFGWQLQKAVDLSQRHGWEPFRCLQPLYNLLDRGAEWEMLPVCRNEGLGVIPWSPLRGGWLSGKYQRGMAAPPSGTRVEEAEAQNWGERWSVYDNERTWSVLDVLFEVADAEGRTPAQTALNWLKDRPGVTAPIIGARKTEHLEDNLRAVGWALSPENTARLDAVSTMPVAYPDNMTRYPGRER